A stretch of the Porifericola rhodea genome encodes the following:
- the purS gene encoding phosphoribosylformylglycinamidine synthase subunit PurS, with protein sequence MNFIAKINIMPKKEILDPQGKAVRLGLENLGLSQIHDVRIGKHITMEVEAENEQKASEKVELACQKLLANVIMENYEFEVEKA encoded by the coding sequence ATGAATTTTATTGCCAAGATCAATATCATGCCTAAAAAGGAAATTTTGGATCCTCAGGGTAAAGCGGTACGCTTGGGACTGGAAAATCTGGGACTTAGCCAAATACATGATGTACGGATCGGTAAGCACATCACCATGGAGGTAGAAGCGGAAAATGAGCAGAAAGCTTCAGAAAAAGTAGAACTGGCCTGCCAGAAACTCCTGGCTAATGTGATTATGGAAAATTATGAGTTTGAGGTAGAAAAAGCCTGA
- the pssA gene encoding CDP-diacylglycerol--serine O-phosphatidyltransferase, with protein sequence MVKHIPNFLTICNLLSGCVGIVMVSEGRLEVGAYLIWVAAIFDFFDGMSARALKAYSKIGGELDSLADMVSFGVLPSYIVYSLLEVALPADLSVLAYLAFSIAAFSALRLAIFNVDTRQTSSFIGLPTPASALLISALPLSHYTLVDQMVGSYLFLIILVMVDSYLLVAEVELMAFKFDGFGWQKNKLKYSFMLVSLLLVLVLNIIAIPLVIVLYILLSIFKNSWQSSPGKSS encoded by the coding sequence ATGGTAAAACATATCCCCAATTTTTTAACAATTTGTAATCTTCTTAGTGGCTGTGTAGGAATAGTGATGGTATCGGAAGGAAGGCTGGAAGTGGGGGCGTACCTGATCTGGGTGGCTGCTATTTTTGATTTTTTTGATGGAATGAGCGCTCGTGCTCTTAAAGCGTACTCCAAAATAGGAGGAGAGCTGGACTCTCTGGCCGATATGGTAAGCTTTGGCGTTTTGCCCTCATATATCGTGTACTCACTATTGGAAGTTGCTTTACCCGCAGACCTAAGTGTACTGGCTTATCTGGCTTTCTCTATAGCGGCTTTTTCTGCTCTGCGACTAGCTATTTTTAATGTGGATACTCGTCAGACGAGTAGCTTTATTGGATTGCCTACACCTGCCAGTGCGCTGTTAATCAGTGCTTTACCGCTAAGTCATTACACCTTGGTAGACCAGATGGTAGGGAGTTATCTTTTTCTGATTATCCTTGTCATGGTAGACTCATACCTGCTCGTAGCGGAAGTAGAGCTTATGGCATTTAAGTTTGATGGCTTTGGTTGGCAAAAGAATAAGCTGAAATATAGTTTTATGCTTGTTTCTCTGCTTTTGGTGCTGGTGCTCAACATTATTGCTATTCCTTTGGTGATTGTTTTGTACATACTTTTATCAATTTTTAAAAATTCATGGCAAAGCAGCCCCGGTAAGTCATCTTGA
- the porV gene encoding type IX secretion system outer membrane channel protein PorV, producing the protein MLKIFKSTLCTALILLAGVHVFAQTTPGGYTILGQDGKRVITTGVPFLSITPDSRSGAMGDVGAATSPDANATYWNAAKLAYMDTDFGVAGSFTPWLSKIVSDMSLSYLTGYKKINQDQALALSLTYFDLGDIQLTNEQGQELQLVSPREFSLSGTFAMKLGENLSAGLTGRFIHSNLFAGTTSGSGAGDGKAGISAAADISVFYNKEAVVGGKKNNIAFGAVISNIGPKITYLDEDNADFLPTNLRLGTAFTTNLDPYNKLTFAFDINKLLVPTPDSTLTYKEKGLLQGMFGSFGDAPDGFSEELKEIMLSFGVEYWYNDLFAVRTGYYHENKDKGNRRYITAGIGLRYQVFGVDFAYLLPQGGGGQNNHPLQETLRVTLQFNLDQGLQESVTEQ; encoded by the coding sequence ATGTTAAAGATATTCAAATCCACTTTATGTACTGCCCTGATTCTGCTTGCAGGAGTTCATGTATTTGCACAAACCACTCCGGGTGGATATACGATTTTAGGGCAAGATGGTAAGCGCGTTATTACTACTGGTGTTCCTTTCTTATCTATTACGCCAGACTCCCGCTCAGGCGCTATGGGCGATGTGGGGGCGGCTACCTCTCCTGATGCTAACGCAACTTACTGGAATGCTGCCAAGCTGGCTTATATGGACACCGACTTTGGAGTAGCTGGCTCTTTTACGCCCTGGCTTTCTAAAATTGTAAGCGATATGTCGCTCTCTTACCTAACTGGCTACAAAAAAATTAATCAGGATCAGGCACTAGCCCTCTCGCTAACTTATTTTGACCTGGGAGATATTCAGCTTACGAATGAGCAGGGGCAGGAACTTCAACTGGTGAGTCCTCGTGAGTTTTCTTTATCTGGTACTTTCGCCATGAAGCTGGGTGAAAATTTAAGTGCGGGACTAACTGGTAGGTTTATCCATTCTAATCTTTTTGCCGGTACTACTTCGGGCAGCGGTGCTGGTGATGGTAAAGCAGGTATAAGCGCAGCAGCCGACATTAGTGTGTTCTACAACAAAGAAGCTGTGGTAGGTGGCAAGAAGAACAATATCGCTTTTGGTGCCGTAATTTCTAACATTGGTCCCAAGATCACTTATCTGGATGAGGATAACGCGGATTTTCTTCCTACAAACCTTCGTTTAGGAACAGCATTTACTACTAATCTAGATCCATACAATAAGCTTACCTTTGCTTTTGACATCAATAAACTTTTAGTGCCTACACCAGATAGCACCTTAACTTATAAAGAAAAAGGTTTACTACAAGGTATGTTTGGCTCGTTTGGCGATGCGCCAGATGGCTTTAGCGAAGAGCTAAAAGAGATTATGCTTTCCTTTGGTGTAGAGTATTGGTACAACGATCTGTTTGCTGTAAGAACCGGCTATTACCACGAAAACAAGGACAAAGGTAATCGCCGATACATCACCGCTGGTATTGGCTTGCGTTATCAGGTATTTGGAGTAGACTTTGCGTATCTGCTACCACAAGGCGGTGGCGGACAAAACAACCACCCCCTACAGGAAACTTTAAGAGTAACCTTACAATTTAACTTAGACCAGGGACTTCAAGAGTCTGTAACGGAACAGTAA
- the miaA gene encoding tRNA (adenosine(37)-N6)-dimethylallyltransferase MiaA: MSTNNTPSLIILLGATAVGKTSTSIALAQWLDTEIVSTDSRQFYQEMTIGTAKPTHEEQAGVPHHLVDFLSVRDNYDVKQFERDALQAIAHIFEKKPYAIATGGSGLYVKTLCEGIDEMPDTPEHIRQELQQKLEQEGLVSLAEELKMVDPHYYQEADLQNPRRVIRALEVYYTTKKPYSSFINQSEVKEKRPFNIIKIGLAREREELYARINLRVDQMVKEGLFDEAKALQAYENHNALQTVGYQEIFPYLRGEYDKDEAIRLIKRNTRRFAKRQLTWFRRDHDVEWFDLSKNEKQSLKSIKQYLKARLEIRA; this comes from the coding sequence ATGAGTACAAATAATACACCAAGCCTTATCATTCTTCTGGGAGCTACTGCTGTTGGCAAAACCAGCACCTCTATTGCCCTGGCACAGTGGCTAGACACCGAAATTGTGTCTACTGACTCTCGCCAGTTTTATCAGGAAATGACTATTGGCACTGCTAAGCCAACGCACGAAGAGCAGGCTGGGGTTCCGCATCATCTGGTAGATTTTTTATCGGTTAGAGATAATTATGATGTTAAGCAGTTTGAACGTGATGCGCTACAGGCTATTGCCCATATTTTTGAAAAAAAACCTTATGCCATAGCTACAGGAGGTTCTGGCTTATACGTGAAGACTCTTTGCGAAGGCATTGATGAGATGCCAGATACACCTGAGCATATACGTCAGGAGCTTCAGCAAAAGCTTGAGCAGGAAGGTCTTGTAAGTTTAGCAGAGGAGCTAAAAATGGTAGACCCACATTACTATCAGGAGGCTGACCTGCAGAACCCCCGTAGAGTAATACGTGCACTGGAAGTATATTATACTACCAAAAAACCTTATTCTTCTTTTATAAACCAGTCTGAAGTTAAGGAAAAAAGGCCATTTAATATTATCAAAATTGGGTTAGCGCGTGAAAGGGAAGAGCTCTACGCCCGCATTAATCTGAGAGTAGACCAAATGGTAAAAGAAGGTTTGTTTGATGAAGCAAAGGCCTTGCAAGCCTACGAAAACCATAACGCATTGCAGACTGTAGGCTATCAGGAGATTTTTCCTTACCTGCGAGGAGAGTACGATAAGGATGAAGCTATTCGTTTAATTAAGAGAAATACCCGTAGATTTGCCAAAAGACAGCTCACCTGGTTCAGAAGAGATCATGATGTAGAGTGGTTTGATCTGAGCAAAAATGAAAAGCAATCGCTGAAATCAATTAAACAATATTTGAAAGCTAGATTAGAGATACGTGCATAA
- a CDS encoding YebC/PmpR family DNA-binding transcriptional regulator, whose translation MAGHSKWANIKRRKGAQDAKRAKVFTKLIKEITVAAKEAGPDPDGNPRLRLAIQNAKGANMPKDTIERAISKGSGADAEEYFDITYEGYAPHGVAVFVECTTDNLNRTVASVRSIFTKNGGSLGKNGSVEFLFDRKGIFSFRRPEHITDEDSFMLELIDGGVEEVEFDNENGYVQISTAMEDFGSLQNKLEEMDIETESAELQRIPTTTVSLDNEAFLSVIKLIELLEDDDDVAKVYHNLEATDEQMEMV comes from the coding sequence ATGGCAGGACATAGTAAATGGGCTAACATCAAGCGACGAAAAGGCGCTCAGGATGCTAAGCGCGCTAAGGTCTTTACCAAACTTATTAAAGAAATTACAGTAGCGGCTAAAGAAGCTGGCCCAGACCCCGATGGTAATCCACGCCTCCGCTTGGCTATACAAAATGCGAAAGGGGCCAATATGCCTAAAGACACCATAGAAAGAGCTATAAGCAAAGGTTCTGGGGCTGATGCTGAAGAATATTTTGATATTACCTATGAAGGCTATGCTCCCCATGGGGTAGCTGTATTTGTAGAATGTACTACAGATAACCTAAACCGCACAGTAGCCAGTGTACGTTCTATTTTTACTAAAAACGGTGGTAGTCTGGGTAAAAATGGTTCAGTAGAGTTTTTGTTTGATCGCAAAGGAATCTTCAGCTTTCGTCGTCCCGAACACATTACCGATGAAGATAGCTTTATGCTGGAGCTTATTGATGGAGGAGTAGAAGAAGTAGAGTTTGACAACGAAAATGGCTACGTACAGATAAGTACAGCTATGGAAGATTTTGGCAGCCTCCAGAATAAACTGGAAGAGATGGATATAGAAACGGAAAGTGCTGAGCTTCAAAGAATACCAACAACTACAGTCAGTCTTGATAACGAAGCCTTTTTGAGTGTTATTAAACTTATAGAACTTCTGGAAGACGATGATGATGTAGCTAAGGTTTATCACAACCTTGAAGCTACAGATGAGCAGATGGAGATGGTGTAA
- a CDS encoding NAD(P)/FAD-dependent oxidoreductase, translating to MIYDFFIVGQGIAGSTLAWHLHQKNVCFKIFNLSQKNSSSMAAAGLYNPVTGRKMVKTWNADELFPYLEDFYQQIEQFTHSRFLYPKPIYRPFVSVAEQNDWLAKADNKAFAPYVEKVATSSLFPDALYDDWGGILLKRSGYLDVPAYLQASQTFFISIGAYQEDKLDWSALNLENDYVQYKGQKARCIIFSEGPQATANPYFKWLPFRPVKGEILFIKPEKAHEVVFNRGIFVLPIGEISKVGSTYDHENLDSKPSDKGRAYLEEKLQKLCKLRYTLSAQTAGVRPATQDRKPFIGIHPEHKLLAIFNGLGTKGVSLAPYYARQFVDHLLEAASLDQEVDIKRFYHLHNSALK from the coding sequence ATGATATATGACTTTTTCATCGTTGGCCAAGGCATCGCAGGCAGTACATTAGCCTGGCATTTGCACCAAAAGAACGTCTGTTTTAAAATATTTAACCTTTCCCAAAAAAATTCTTCCTCTATGGCTGCCGCCGGTCTTTATAACCCGGTTACTGGCCGTAAAATGGTGAAGACCTGGAATGCTGACGAGCTTTTTCCCTATCTGGAAGACTTTTACCAACAGATTGAACAGTTTACCCATAGCCGCTTTCTTTATCCAAAGCCAATTTACCGCCCTTTTGTTTCGGTGGCAGAGCAAAACGATTGGCTGGCTAAGGCTGACAATAAAGCTTTTGCTCCTTACGTTGAAAAGGTAGCTACCAGCAGCCTTTTTCCGGATGCATTGTACGACGATTGGGGAGGCATTTTGCTCAAGCGCTCCGGCTACCTGGATGTACCTGCTTATCTACAGGCCAGTCAGACTTTTTTTATAAGCATTGGAGCCTATCAGGAAGATAAGCTGGACTGGTCAGCGCTTAATTTAGAGAATGATTATGTACAGTACAAGGGGCAGAAGGCGCGTTGTATAATTTTTAGTGAAGGCCCGCAGGCTACTGCCAATCCTTATTTTAAGTGGTTGCCTTTCAGGCCGGTAAAGGGCGAGATACTCTTTATTAAACCGGAAAAAGCTCATGAGGTAGTCTTTAACCGCGGCATTTTTGTACTGCCAATTGGAGAAATTTCAAAGGTAGGCTCCACCTACGATCACGAAAACCTGGATAGTAAGCCCAGTGATAAAGGAAGAGCATACCTGGAGGAAAAATTACAAAAATTGTGTAAGTTACGCTATACGCTAAGCGCACAAACTGCCGGCGTAAGGCCTGCCACCCAAGACCGAAAACCTTTTATAGGAATTCATCCTGAGCACAAACTATTGGCTATTTTCAATGGTTTAGGAACGAAAGGAGTATCGCTGGCACCCTATTATGCCAGGCAGTTTGTAGACCACCTTCTTGAAGCAGCATCTCTGGATCAAGAAGTAGATATTAAAAGATTTTACCATCTGCATAATTCAGCATTGAAATAA
- the porU gene encoding type IX secretion system sortase PorU, translating into MRQPCLLLYIILLCWISASTTVVAQQSSVLSSGEWYQFAISKDGVYKIDGSQLQALGINLSQIKPSSVGVFGFGGGMLAQSLSEPRFHDLPECAVYPVGLEDDSFDEEDYLLFYAQGPDKATFSQAEDGEYVLNYEKNLYADSAYYYFTPTEGNLLKIESAENDHSPTATEVSTFDNHWIHEADLYNILSPGSGREWYGEKLSSGESLNFNITDLNLATESKIKFTLDALSRSFSNAELRLSVNGTEITTLELPAIIDGTYAAKGKEASTSTTIKASELAGTQELQLNLQLAASSGSAHLNKLLITYPAQLIFKDSLLFFRSTASTKQAYTKFSIQSDVTEAQIWKLNQALRPQKVSASYADSRWSFVDASLNSLNEYVIFQPDRLPMVEWHGRVENQNLNFSQPPELLIITHELFREEAEQLAEFRRQHDHLKVAVVSTQEVYRQYASGRQDVSAIRNFAKDLYDRDSKTFKYLLLFGKSSYDYKSRIDGNTNFVPTYQSRNSIHPIYSYPSDDYYGFMEDSEGEWEESYSGDHTMDIGVGRLPIKTIEEARAVVNKLVHYASNPLTLGDWRTRVAFLADDGDNDRYQKDSELLSEKIIEGYEGYATHKIYLDAYDQETFPNQELAPQVNQAVDDAIINGVLLFNFVGHGNEQRLTDESVLTMSMISQWDNLDRLPFFVTATCEFGRHDYPQQLSGAEALVLNPEGGAIGLVTTARPVFSNTNYLLNLAFYQHIFERPNGQHQRIGDIFRQTKNDALNGRDNRNFSLLADPSMRLAYPQLNIVADSILSLDSRVQDTLKALSRLTLYGHIEAPLTNSLANDFNGELTLVLHDKPYLVSTKGNEETVMQFKETQNVIHRGRASVKNGQFVIDFIIPKNITYQAGAGSLNMYARSGNNNTDAFGGKRNIVIGGSEAHASIDQKGPDIQLFIDDISFANGNVTGSTPLLLARLWDEQGINLSRQQAGHEIKAALSREGEEDKQIILNDFYITETDEYQSGWVRYPLGYLEDGKYVLTLQAWDTHNNSNTSVVEFFVSDSDAFSIKSFYNYPNPVHTSTTFVLDHNRAGEDLQVDMQIHDSSGKKVAQLSKTFESSDSRLNLWEWLPEVQNEYSLSRGIYLVKINVRSLNDHQEAKESLKIILTN; encoded by the coding sequence ATGCGTCAGCCCTGTTTGCTCCTATATATCATTCTACTGTGCTGGATCTCAGCTAGTACTACAGTTGTTGCCCAACAATCTTCTGTCTTATCCTCTGGCGAATGGTATCAGTTTGCTATCTCCAAAGATGGCGTTTACAAAATAGATGGCTCCCAGTTACAAGCATTAGGAATAAACTTATCTCAGATTAAGCCCTCAAGCGTAGGGGTATTTGGTTTTGGAGGAGGTATGCTAGCTCAAAGTCTGTCAGAACCTCGCTTTCATGATTTGCCTGAGTGTGCCGTATATCCCGTAGGCCTGGAAGATGATAGTTTTGATGAGGAAGACTATCTTCTATTTTACGCCCAGGGACCAGATAAAGCTACTTTCTCTCAGGCAGAAGATGGAGAGTACGTACTTAACTATGAGAAAAATCTCTATGCTGATAGTGCCTATTACTATTTTACACCTACTGAAGGCAATCTGCTCAAAATTGAATCCGCCGAAAATGATCATAGCCCTACGGCAACCGAAGTCAGTACCTTTGATAATCACTGGATACATGAGGCAGACCTTTACAATATTTTAAGCCCCGGTTCGGGAAGAGAATGGTACGGAGAAAAACTGTCCTCTGGAGAGAGCCTGAACTTTAATATTACTGACCTTAATCTGGCTACAGAATCTAAAATTAAGTTTACACTAGATGCCTTAAGTCGCTCATTTTCTAATGCTGAGCTTAGGCTAAGTGTAAATGGAACTGAAATTACTACTTTAGAGCTACCCGCTATTATTGATGGTACATATGCTGCGAAAGGTAAGGAGGCTAGTACTAGTACTACAATAAAGGCAAGTGAACTGGCAGGAACCCAAGAGCTACAGCTAAACCTACAGTTGGCAGCTTCATCCGGTTCAGCGCATCTGAACAAGCTACTTATTACCTATCCTGCACAGCTCATATTTAAAGACTCTTTACTGTTTTTTAGAAGCACAGCAAGTACAAAGCAGGCTTATACAAAATTTAGCATACAGTCTGACGTGACTGAAGCCCAGATATGGAAGCTAAATCAAGCGCTTAGGCCTCAGAAAGTTAGTGCTTCTTATGCTGATAGCCGATGGAGCTTTGTAGATGCCAGTCTGAATAGTCTGAACGAATATGTGATTTTTCAGCCAGATAGGCTACCGATGGTAGAATGGCACGGTAGAGTTGAGAATCAGAATCTAAATTTTTCTCAGCCGCCTGAACTGCTAATTATCACTCATGAGTTGTTTAGAGAAGAAGCGGAGCAACTGGCTGAGTTCCGTAGACAACATGATCATTTAAAGGTAGCGGTGGTAAGCACCCAAGAAGTTTATCGGCAGTATGCCTCCGGAAGACAGGATGTATCTGCCATCCGAAATTTTGCGAAAGACTTGTACGATCGGGATAGCAAGACCTTTAAATATTTACTATTGTTTGGTAAATCTTCGTACGACTATAAAAGCCGAATAGACGGTAATACCAATTTTGTTCCTACCTACCAATCCAGAAATTCTATACATCCTATTTACAGCTACCCCTCAGATGATTATTACGGATTTATGGAAGATAGTGAGGGAGAGTGGGAGGAGAGCTATTCTGGTGATCATACTATGGATATTGGAGTAGGTAGGCTCCCGATAAAAACCATAGAGGAAGCCCGGGCGGTAGTTAATAAACTTGTGCATTATGCGAGCAATCCACTGACTTTAGGAGACTGGCGTACAAGAGTAGCTTTTTTAGCAGATGATGGAGACAATGATCGCTATCAGAAGGACAGTGAACTGCTGTCTGAAAAAATTATTGAAGGCTATGAGGGCTATGCTACGCATAAAATTTACCTGGATGCCTACGATCAGGAAACCTTTCCCAATCAGGAGCTGGCTCCGCAGGTGAACCAGGCGGTAGATGACGCAATTATAAACGGTGTGCTTCTTTTCAATTTTGTAGGTCATGGAAATGAGCAGAGATTAACCGATGAAAGTGTGCTTACCATGAGCATGATTTCTCAATGGGACAATCTGGACAGACTACCATTTTTTGTAACAGCAACCTGTGAGTTTGGCCGCCACGATTATCCACAACAATTATCAGGCGCGGAGGCCCTGGTTCTCAACCCGGAGGGCGGAGCAATAGGCTTGGTAACAACAGCACGGCCTGTCTTCTCCAATACGAACTACCTGCTAAATCTGGCATTTTACCAGCACATTTTTGAACGGCCTAATGGACAGCATCAAAGAATTGGGGATATCTTCCGTCAAACAAAAAACGATGCACTAAATGGAAGAGACAACCGAAACTTTTCCCTTTTGGCAGATCCTTCTATGCGTTTAGCCTACCCACAGTTAAACATTGTGGCGGATAGCATACTTTCATTAGATAGTAGAGTGCAGGATACGCTTAAGGCGCTATCTAGATTAACATTATATGGTCATATAGAAGCCCCCCTGACAAACAGCCTGGCTAATGATTTTAACGGAGAGTTGACTTTAGTCTTACATGACAAGCCCTATCTGGTAAGTACCAAGGGTAATGAAGAAACGGTCATGCAATTTAAGGAGACCCAAAACGTTATCCACAGAGGTCGTGCGAGCGTAAAAAATGGTCAATTTGTGATAGATTTTATCATTCCGAAAAATATTACTTATCAGGCAGGTGCTGGTAGCCTGAATATGTATGCTCGCTCTGGCAATAATAACACAGATGCTTTTGGTGGAAAACGAAATATTGTAATTGGTGGTAGCGAGGCTCATGCTTCTATAGACCAAAAGGGACCCGATATTCAGCTCTTTATTGACGATATAAGTTTTGCAAATGGTAATGTGACGGGTAGTACGCCTCTCCTGCTGGCACGATTGTGGGATGAGCAGGGCATAAATTTGAGCCGACAGCAGGCTGGTCATGAGATTAAGGCTGCACTAAGCAGAGAAGGAGAGGAGGATAAACAAATTATACTTAACGATTTTTATATTACTGAAACCGATGAGTATCAAAGTGGGTGGGTTCGCTATCCTTTGGGTTATTTGGAAGATGGAAAATATGTATTAACATTGCAGGCGTGGGATACCCATAACAACAGTAATACGTCTGTTGTTGAGTTTTTTGTTTCAGATTCCGATGCTTTTTCTATTAAAAGTTTTTACAATTATCCGAATCCTGTACACACATCTACTACCTTTGTACTTGATCATAACAGGGCAGGGGAAGATTTACAAGTAGATATGCAGATTCATGACAGCTCAGGCAAAAAAGTGGCTCAACTTAGTAAAACTTTTGAGTCTAGCGATAGTCGTCTCAATCTCTGGGAATGGTTACCGGAAGTTCAAAATGAGTATAGTTTAAGCCGGGGAATCTACCTGGTAAAGATAAATGTGAGGTCGCTTAACGACCATCAAGAAGCTAAAGAAAGCTTAAAAATTATTCTAACTAATTAA
- a CDS encoding NFACT RNA binding domain-containing protein: MHNNYYFFRLLSKQLEKQLNGWIVATCFSQNKDELIIGLTDPHPPHHEFYIKALLESQFSCLHFPENFHRSKRNSVDLFSQILDTQVVEVRQTPNDRSFSLMLQSVEEPNQTYQLVFKMHGNRANVILLQGKEVLSIFKHQLIKDEHLDPEVLPLKIEHSFANFEVKEGKANKLYPTLGPLPVKYLEQQAYEDASLEEKWRMLESMLHLLKNPEAIYTTFINGSFHLSLLAVGEIEQSFQEPIQAINHFFLKYIRDFHLLQEKNTLLKKLGKQITQTENYIQKNDTKLNELEEGAQYSQIADIIMANMHQIPPNSRKVVFNNFYTNQPIEIKLKQNVSPQKNAEALYRKAKNQKIELEKLKANIALKEDRLLHLYEHLEKLEKLEHVRDIRQYAKDHNLEEELNEREEVLPYRSFEIRGYQVWVGKNAKNNDTLLRNYSWKEDLWLHAKDVPGSHVLIKHQAGKNFPKDVVEQAASLAAYYSKRKTDSLCPVIVTPRKFVRKSKDMQAGQVIVSQEEVIMVEPKMPG, translated from the coding sequence GTGCATAATAATTACTATTTTTTTAGACTTTTAAGCAAGCAGCTTGAGAAACAACTGAATGGCTGGATTGTAGCTACCTGCTTTAGCCAGAATAAAGATGAGTTGATTATCGGGCTAACTGACCCACACCCTCCTCACCATGAGTTCTATATTAAAGCACTCCTGGAAAGTCAGTTCTCCTGCTTGCACTTTCCAGAAAATTTTCATCGCAGTAAAAGAAACAGTGTTGATCTTTTTTCGCAGATATTAGACACACAAGTGGTAGAAGTTAGGCAAACACCTAACGACCGTAGCTTTTCACTTATGTTACAAAGTGTAGAAGAGCCCAATCAGACTTATCAGCTTGTATTTAAAATGCACGGTAATCGGGCAAATGTTATTCTGCTACAAGGCAAAGAAGTGTTATCTATTTTTAAGCATCAGTTAATTAAAGACGAGCATCTAGATCCTGAAGTCCTTCCTCTAAAGATTGAACATAGCTTTGCAAACTTTGAAGTTAAAGAAGGAAAAGCTAACAAACTTTATCCTACACTGGGTCCGCTACCTGTAAAGTATCTGGAGCAACAAGCTTATGAAGATGCCTCTTTAGAAGAAAAATGGCGTATGCTGGAAAGTATGTTACATTTGCTTAAGAATCCAGAGGCTATATATACCACCTTCATCAATGGCAGCTTCCATCTTTCTTTGCTAGCTGTTGGAGAGATTGAGCAGAGCTTTCAGGAGCCCATTCAGGCAATTAACCACTTTTTTTTAAAGTACATTCGGGATTTTCACCTGCTACAGGAGAAGAATACTCTACTTAAAAAGTTAGGCAAGCAGATTACCCAAACCGAAAACTATATTCAGAAAAACGATACCAAACTGAATGAATTGGAAGAAGGCGCACAGTATAGCCAGATTGCTGACATAATTATGGCAAATATGCATCAGATTCCTCCCAACAGCAGAAAAGTTGTGTTCAACAACTTTTATACTAATCAGCCCATTGAGATTAAGCTCAAACAAAACGTCAGTCCGCAAAAAAATGCAGAGGCGCTGTATCGTAAAGCCAAAAACCAGAAGATAGAACTGGAAAAACTGAAAGCTAATATCGCTCTAAAAGAGGATCGCTTACTTCATCTTTACGAGCACCTGGAAAAGCTGGAAAAGTTGGAACATGTAAGGGATATTCGCCAGTATGCAAAAGACCATAATCTGGAAGAAGAACTGAATGAGAGGGAAGAGGTGCTACCTTACCGCAGTTTTGAAATTAGAGGCTATCAGGTTTGGGTAGGAAAGAATGCTAAAAACAACGATACCCTGCTAAGAAATTACAGCTGGAAAGAAGATTTATGGCTACATGCCAAAGATGTGCCTGGTTCCCATGTATTAATCAAGCACCAGGCCGGAAAAAACTTTCCTAAAGATGTTGTGGAACAGGCGGCTTCTTTAGCGGCTTACTATTCAAAAAGAAAGACAGACAGCCTTTGTCCTGTTATCGTTACGCCCAGAAAATTTGTGCGTAAGTCTAAGGATATGCAAGCAGGTCAGGTGATTGTTAGCCAGGAAGAGGTAATTATGGTAGAACCAAAAATGCCAGGCTAA